A region of Ochrobactrum quorumnocens DNA encodes the following proteins:
- the tenA gene encoding thiaminase II, producing MSVPQPHYSSELFTRLRAATLEDWKPYIDHEFVRGLGDGTLPKSAFLHYLRQDYVYLHHYARAFALGVVKAGSLQETRLCAEIMHGLAVTELPLHVGICAREGISEDDLYNTREEPENLAYTRYVLDCGQAGDFLDLLTALVPCAHGYGEIGINLAATAKAGTPYQEWIDTYAGADYQDMCHTVGKLFDQAAKDRIGTDFENSPRWPKLCQIFAIASRLEANFWSMGLKAK from the coding sequence ATGAGCGTGCCACAGCCGCATTATTCGTCAGAATTATTCACCCGTCTGCGGGCAGCAACCCTTGAGGACTGGAAGCCTTATATCGATCATGAATTTGTACGTGGGCTTGGCGATGGTACGTTGCCCAAGTCAGCTTTCCTGCACTATCTCAGACAGGATTATGTCTATCTGCATCATTATGCCCGTGCCTTTGCGCTTGGTGTCGTGAAGGCAGGCAGCTTGCAGGAAACGCGGCTTTGCGCGGAAATCATGCATGGGCTGGCGGTTACGGAACTGCCGCTGCATGTCGGCATCTGCGCGCGCGAAGGCATCAGCGAAGACGATCTTTACAACACCCGCGAAGAGCCGGAAAATTTGGCCTATACGCGCTATGTGCTGGATTGCGGACAGGCGGGCGACTTCCTTGATCTGCTGACCGCCCTTGTGCCTTGCGCACATGGTTATGGTGAAATCGGGATCAACCTTGCCGCAACGGCAAAGGCTGGCACACCTTATCAGGAGTGGATCGACACCTATGCCGGGGCTGATTATCAGGACATGTGCCATACGGTCGGCAAGCTTTTTGATCAGGCCGCCAAAGATCGCATTGGCACTGATTTCGAGAACAGTCCGCGCTGGCCAAAGCTCTGCCAGATTTTTGCAATCGCCAGCAGGCTTGAAGCGAATTTCTGGAGCATGGGGCTAAAAGCAAAGTGA
- a CDS encoding thiazole synthase — MLEFYGKTFESRLLLGTALYPSPAILADSVRSSKTEIVTVSLRRESGDMRAGQDFWKLIKQMDVSVLPNTAGCHTPREAVTTARMAREVFGTNWIKLEVIGDHDTLQPDPFGLVEAARILCDDGFDVFPYMNDDLVVAEKLLEAGCKVLMPWGAPIGSGRGLNNPYALRTMRAHFPDVPLVVDAGIGVPSHAAHAMELGYDAVLINTAVAKAGDPTAMACAFALAVEAGRLAYEADPIDARDMAAPSTPLIGKAFL, encoded by the coding sequence TTGCTGGAGTTTTATGGAAAAACGTTTGAAAGCCGTCTGTTGCTTGGCACAGCACTTTACCCTTCACCGGCCATTCTAGCGGACAGCGTCCGTTCATCAAAGACGGAAATCGTGACTGTTTCGCTCAGGCGCGAAAGCGGTGACATGCGTGCAGGTCAGGATTTCTGGAAACTTATCAAGCAGATGGACGTGTCTGTCCTGCCCAACACCGCTGGCTGTCACACGCCACGCGAAGCGGTCACTACGGCCAGGATGGCACGTGAAGTCTTCGGCACCAATTGGATCAAACTCGAAGTCATCGGCGATCATGACACGCTGCAGCCTGACCCTTTCGGGCTGGTGGAAGCAGCACGCATCCTTTGCGATGACGGCTTTGATGTTTTTCCCTACATGAATGACGATCTGGTGGTGGCCGAAAAGCTGCTCGAAGCTGGTTGCAAAGTGCTCATGCCATGGGGCGCACCCATCGGTTCGGGGCGCGGGTTGAACAATCCTTATGCGCTCAGAACCATGCGCGCGCATTTTCCCGACGTTCCGCTGGTGGTGGATGCAGGCATCGGCGTGCCTTCACATGCAGCGCACGCAATGGAGCTTGGTTATGACGCGGTGCTGATCAACACCGCCGTCGCCAAGGCTGGTGACCCCACCGCAATGGCCTGCGCTTTCGCACTTGCCGTTGAAGCCGGGCGCCTCGCCTATGAAGCCGATCCGATCGACGCGCGCGATATGGCCGCCCCCTCCACTCCCCTTATCGGAAAGGCATTTTTGTAA
- the thiO gene encoding glycine oxidase ThiO: MRVTIIGAGVAGLATAAEFTDQGHAVTIIARSPKIGSDCCSWLAGGMLAPWCEGESAEEPVVRLGQEAIGWWERQVSGVKREGTLVLSHLRDTTELRRFARRTDAFDIIDQARIDALEPDLAGRFRQGLFFAQEGHLDPRKTLIELADRLQKKGVVFHLGTDAQETSLDADIIVDARGLAARDVLTELRGVKGEMLVVRSRDINLTRPVRLLHPRIPLYIVPRGDGVHMIGATMIESDERSGISVRSTLEMLSAAYALHPAFGEAEILETGVDARPAFPDNLPRVSRRGKTIYVNGLYRHGFLLSPAVARMAVAAATQPEERPELLEELS; the protein is encoded by the coding sequence ATGCGGGTTACGATCATCGGCGCAGGCGTGGCGGGCCTTGCCACTGCCGCCGAATTTACCGATCAAGGCCATGCAGTTACCATCATTGCACGCAGTCCGAAAATCGGCAGTGATTGTTGCTCGTGGCTTGCTGGCGGAATGCTTGCACCATGGTGCGAAGGCGAAAGCGCTGAAGAGCCGGTCGTTCGTCTCGGACAGGAGGCCATTGGCTGGTGGGAACGCCAGGTATCTGGCGTCAAACGCGAGGGAACACTCGTGCTTTCGCATCTGCGGGATACCACAGAATTGCGCCGCTTTGCCCGTCGAACGGATGCTTTCGATATTATTGATCAAGCACGCATCGATGCTCTGGAACCCGATCTTGCAGGCCGTTTCCGACAGGGATTGTTCTTCGCGCAGGAAGGACACCTTGACCCACGCAAGACGCTGATCGAACTGGCAGACCGGCTGCAGAAAAAAGGCGTGGTCTTTCATCTTGGAACGGATGCACAAGAGACATCTCTCGACGCGGATATCATAGTCGATGCGCGTGGCCTTGCCGCCCGCGACGTGCTGACCGAACTTCGTGGTGTGAAGGGCGAAATGCTGGTGGTCCGCTCACGCGACATCAACCTCACCCGTCCTGTGCGCCTCCTGCATCCACGCATCCCGCTTTACATCGTACCGCGCGGCGATGGTGTTCATATGATCGGCGCGACCATGATCGAAAGCGATGAGCGCAGTGGGATCAGCGTGCGCTCGACGCTGGAAATGTTGAGCGCGGCTTATGCTTTGCACCCTGCGTTCGGCGAGGCGGAAATTCTCGAAACCGGCGTCGATGCCCGCCCGGCCTTCCCCGATAACCTGCCGCGTGTAAGCAGGCGCGGCAAAACCATTTATGTCAACGGGTTGTACCGGCACGGCTTTCTGCTGTCACCGGCGGTCGCACGTATGGCCGTTGCAGCAGCAACGCAGCCGGAAGAAAGACCTGAACTTTTGGAGGAACTTTCATGA
- a CDS encoding ABC transporter permease yields MTSVVSRSRKKRIADGFLSAFAVLGLWQAVVSIWQMPRFILPGPLDVVLSLLTNAQLIADNAIVTFGEVLGGLFLGCAIGVLTAIGLMMSPLAQRLVMPVMVFSQAIPVFALAPILTLWLGYGPASKIAVTILMIFFPVVSTFLDGMQRTDQTLINAAENLGAKRMHILFRVRIPAAFPSLASGLSLAAVYAPIGAVVGEWVGASKGLGYLMLLANGRAKVDLMFASLFVLAAFTMLLHATISHFSRKLAAWPRKV; encoded by the coding sequence GTGACGAGCGTGGTTTCTCGCTCCCGTAAAAAACGCATCGCCGACGGGTTTCTGTCGGCGTTTGCAGTGCTCGGATTGTGGCAGGCAGTGGTGAGCATCTGGCAAATGCCACGCTTCATTTTGCCCGGTCCACTTGATGTGGTTCTCTCCCTCCTCACCAATGCGCAGCTGATCGCGGATAATGCCATCGTGACATTTGGCGAAGTACTGGGTGGGCTTTTTCTTGGCTGTGCCATTGGTGTGCTGACCGCAATTGGCCTGATGATGTCGCCGCTTGCTCAACGGCTTGTCATGCCCGTGATGGTGTTCAGTCAGGCCATCCCTGTATTTGCACTTGCCCCGATCCTCACCCTCTGGCTCGGATACGGCCCGGCATCCAAAATTGCCGTCACCATTCTAATGATCTTTTTCCCGGTCGTTTCCACCTTTTTGGATGGAATGCAGCGCACCGATCAAACCCTTATCAACGCGGCGGAAAATCTCGGCGCCAAACGGATGCATATTCTGTTTCGCGTTCGCATACCCGCGGCCTTCCCTTCGCTTGCTTCAGGCTTGAGCTTGGCGGCAGTCTACGCGCCAATCGGTGCCGTTGTGGGCGAATGGGTCGGCGCATCGAAAGGTCTTGGCTATCTTATGTTACTTGCCAATGGGCGCGCCAAGGTCGATCTCATGTTCGCCAGCCTGTTTGTGCTGGCAGCCTTCACAATGCTGCTGCATGCAACCATTTCGCATTTCTCGCGCAAGCTCGCGGCTTGGCCACGAAAGGTATAA
- the thiS gene encoding sulfur carrier protein ThiS, translating to MTIVLNGEVVETTAATLAALLTEIELDEAVVATALNGEFIAGDERETTTISTGDRIEVLAPMQGG from the coding sequence ATGACCATCGTTCTCAATGGCGAGGTCGTAGAGACGACTGCGGCCACTCTTGCAGCTTTGCTGACAGAAATCGAACTCGACGAGGCTGTGGTGGCAACGGCACTCAATGGTGAGTTCATCGCGGGTGACGAGCGCGAAACGACTACAATTTCTACTGGCGACCGCATCGAAGTTCTCGCTCCGATGCAAGGAGGTTAA
- a CDS encoding LacI family DNA-binding transcriptional regulator yields MAASNKRATIHDVARLAGVSIKTVSRVYNDEPNVRDTIRERVREAGAELRYRPNAAARNLVERRSHLIGLFFENPSHSYVTELQNGALDRLRGTRYRLLIFPVENRADIRGSLIETAHASGLDGIIVTPPMSDDPEILQELIASAMPFSRVAGDFNVHPTDSVAIDDAAATFDLMDYLLKQGHTRIAIIIGDLTHRSAQLRLEGYRRMLDEAGIEHNPDYEVGGGFSFDSGLTAGRKLMELQKRPTAIFASNDDMAAAVLQIAYDYKLDVPGDLTIVGFDDSAIASMVSPQITTIRQPIREMTRDAVDMLLQQIESGDASPSRHVEYKLIIRQSSGKAAE; encoded by the coding sequence ATGGCCGCATCCAATAAAAGAGCGACAATCCATGATGTGGCGCGTCTCGCTGGCGTGTCTATCAAGACAGTATCAAGGGTTTACAATGATGAACCCAATGTGCGCGACACGATCCGTGAGCGTGTGAGAGAAGCGGGTGCCGAGCTGCGCTATCGCCCGAATGCGGCAGCGCGCAATCTGGTTGAAAGACGCTCGCATCTCATTGGGCTTTTCTTTGAAAATCCAAGCCACAGTTATGTCACAGAATTGCAAAACGGCGCGCTGGATCGTCTGCGTGGCACCCGCTACCGGCTGCTGATATTTCCGGTCGAAAATCGTGCTGATATTCGCGGTTCGTTGATTGAAACGGCGCATGCTTCCGGGCTTGATGGCATAATCGTCACGCCACCCATGTCTGATGATCCAGAGATTTTGCAGGAATTGATTGCTTCCGCCATGCCATTTTCACGGGTGGCGGGTGATTTTAATGTACATCCGACTGACAGCGTGGCAATCGATGACGCCGCCGCCACCTTTGACCTGATGGATTATCTTCTCAAGCAAGGCCATACGAGGATTGCTATCATTATTGGTGATCTGACGCATCGTTCTGCGCAGTTGCGCCTTGAGGGCTATCGCCGGATGCTTGATGAGGCAGGCATCGAGCACAATCCCGATTATGAAGTTGGCGGTGGGTTCAGTTTTGACAGCGGGTTGACGGCTGGCAGAAAACTGATGGAGCTGCAAAAAAGGCCAACGGCTATTTTCGCTTCCAATGATGATATGGCGGCAGCCGTTCTGCAGATTGCCTATGATTATAAGCTGGACGTGCCCGGTGATCTGACCATTGTGGGCTTCGATGACAGCGCTATCGCAAGCATGGTTTCGCCACAGATTACCACCATTCGTCAGCCCATACGCGAGATGACCCGTGATGCCGTGGATATGCTTTTACAGCAGATCGAAAGCGGCGACGCATCGCCATCGCGCCATGTCGAATATAAGCTGATCATCCGTCAGTCTTCCGGCAAAGCGGCGGAGTAA
- a CDS encoding ABC transporter substrate-binding protein, which produces MKKLIFAALFSATASLALMSPQPAHANDKFKLILDWYVNPDHGPIIVADKLGYFKDAGLDVDIVAPADASVPPKMVAAGQADLAISYQQQVHLDVHADIPLIRVGTLVDSPLNCLMVRDDGSVNSIADLKGKKIGFSVAGVEETVLGTILKKHDIQLSDVELINVNFSLAPSLMSKQVDAVMGAYRNVELNQMAVEGVAGKCFFVEEEGVPVYDELVYVANSNKLDAAEKDKISRFLSATEKAAQYIVNHPEQSYEVFASYSSELKDELNQRAWKDTVARFSRSPASLDYGRWSRYETYLKENGLVPSILPVEKFAIDINAEGSK; this is translated from the coding sequence TTGAAAAAGCTGATTTTTGCTGCGCTTTTCAGCGCCACGGCTTCGCTTGCCCTGATGTCACCTCAGCCGGCACACGCCAACGATAAATTCAAGCTCATTCTGGACTGGTATGTGAACCCTGACCATGGGCCTATCATCGTGGCTGACAAGCTCGGTTACTTCAAGGATGCAGGACTTGATGTAGACATCGTGGCACCAGCGGACGCTTCCGTGCCACCCAAAATGGTTGCGGCCGGGCAGGCTGATCTCGCAATTTCCTATCAGCAGCAGGTGCATCTCGATGTGCATGCCGATATTCCGCTGATCCGTGTCGGCACGTTGGTGGATTCCCCGCTCAACTGCCTGATGGTGCGCGATGATGGTTCGGTCAATTCAATCGCCGATCTCAAGGGCAAGAAGATAGGTTTCTCGGTTGCGGGTGTTGAAGAGACAGTGCTCGGCACAATTCTCAAAAAACACGACATTCAGCTTTCAGATGTTGAACTCATCAATGTGAACTTCTCGCTCGCACCATCGCTCATGTCGAAGCAGGTTGATGCGGTGATGGGCGCTTATCGCAATGTCGAACTCAACCAGATGGCGGTTGAAGGTGTTGCGGGCAAGTGTTTCTTCGTCGAGGAAGAAGGTGTGCCAGTCTATGACGAGCTGGTTTATGTCGCCAACTCCAACAAGCTTGATGCCGCCGAAAAAGACAAGATTTCGCGCTTTCTCTCTGCCACGGAAAAGGCAGCGCAATACATCGTCAATCACCCGGAGCAGAGCTATGAGGTGTTTGCGTCCTACAGTTCTGAACTCAAAGACGAGCTGAACCAGCGCGCCTGGAAAGATACCGTCGCCCGTTTCTCACGCTCCCCTGCCAGCCTCGATTATGGACGCTGGAGCCGCTACGAAACCTACCTCAAAGAAAACGGCCTCGTGCCTTCGATCCTGCCTGTCGAGAAATTTGCCATCGACATCAATGCTGAAGGGAGCAAATGA
- a CDS encoding thiamine phosphate synthase yields the protein MALDPFYPIFDSADWIKRMVPLGIKLVQLRIKDKDDAELRTEIRAARDICKAHDCQLIVNDYWKLAIEEGCDFIHLGQEDLDDADLDAIRAGGVKLGISSHDEAELDRAMALEPAYIALGPVYPTILKKMKWHEQGLDRVREWKTALGNIPLVGIGGMNVDRAPGVFKAGADIVSVVTDITFNPDPEARVRQWIEITRAYVI from the coding sequence ATGGCCCTCGATCCGTTCTACCCGATCTTTGACAGTGCAGACTGGATCAAACGCATGGTGCCACTTGGCATCAAGCTGGTGCAGTTGCGTATCAAGGATAAGGATGATGCAGAACTGCGCACAGAAATCCGTGCAGCACGTGACATTTGCAAAGCACATGACTGCCAGCTCATCGTCAACGACTACTGGAAGCTGGCGATAGAGGAAGGCTGCGATTTCATACATCTTGGTCAGGAAGATCTCGATGACGCCGATCTCGATGCAATCCGTGCGGGCGGCGTAAAGCTCGGTATTTCCAGCCATGATGAAGCAGAACTCGATCGCGCAATGGCGCTTGAGCCTGCCTATATCGCGCTCGGTCCTGTCTATCCGACCATTCTCAAAAAGATGAAATGGCACGAACAGGGACTGGACCGCGTGCGGGAATGGAAGACAGCCCTCGGTAACATTCCACTCGTTGGCATCGGCGGCATGAATGTCGACCGCGCGCCTGGCGTCTTTAAGGCGGGCGCCGACATTGTTTCAGTCGTCACCGACATCACCTTCAATCCCGATCCGGAAGCCCGCGTGCGGCAATGGATCGAAATTACCCGTGCTTACGTAATTTAG
- the thiD gene encoding bifunctional hydroxymethylpyrimidine kinase/phosphomethylpyrimidine kinase, producing MDQKNSFSRTTSSCIAAPVPICVTIAGSDSSGGAGIQADLKTFSALGVYGASVIAAITVQNTRAVTAVHDVPPEIVAGQIEAVFSDLNVAAVKIGMVSVPKTIQAIAFGLEHFSGPIVLDPVMIAKSGDRLLSEDAISILREKLIPLAALLTPNRPEAACLLDAPTAVTDDEAEEQGRALLKLGAKAVLMKGGHAEGAICTDLLIRSDQPTIRLEAPRIYTANTHGTGCTLSSAIAAGLGKDLSLEHALREAHTYLQAAIRNADKLKVGHGHGPVHHFHALWNTDIREQV from the coding sequence ATGGACCAAAAAAACAGTTTCTCCCGAACCACATCAAGCTGCATTGCGGCGCCCGTGCCCATATGCGTAACTATTGCTGGCTCTGACAGCAGTGGGGGCGCGGGCATTCAGGCTGATCTCAAAACCTTCTCGGCACTTGGTGTCTATGGTGCAAGCGTCATTGCCGCCATCACAGTGCAGAATACCCGCGCCGTAACCGCGGTGCATGATGTGCCGCCGGAAATTGTCGCTGGCCAGATCGAGGCGGTTTTCAGCGATCTCAATGTCGCCGCAGTCAAAATCGGCATGGTGTCGGTGCCTAAGACTATTCAGGCAATCGCGTTTGGCCTTGAGCATTTTTCCGGCCCTATCGTGCTCGATCCGGTGATGATCGCCAAATCAGGTGATCGTTTATTGAGTGAAGACGCTATTTCGATCCTGCGCGAAAAGCTGATCCCCCTTGCCGCCCTTTTGACCCCCAACAGGCCCGAAGCTGCCTGCCTTCTCGACGCACCAACGGCAGTGACTGACGACGAGGCAGAGGAACAAGGTCGCGCCTTGCTCAAGCTTGGTGCAAAGGCTGTCTTGATGAAAGGCGGACATGCGGAAGGGGCAATTTGCACCGATCTTTTGATCCGCAGTGACCAGCCAACAATTCGGCTTGAAGCACCCCGCATTTACACCGCCAACACGCATGGAACGGGCTGCACGTTGTCCTCCGCGATTGCAGCAGGACTTGGCAAAGACCTCTCGCTTGAACACGCTCTTCGAGAGGCGCACACCTATCTGCAAGCCGCGATCCGGAACGCAGACAAGCTTAAGGTTGGTCACGGACATGGCCCTGTGCATCACTTTCATGCCCTCTGGAATACAGATATCAGGGAGCAGGTATGA
- a CDS encoding ABC transporter ATP-binding protein, with protein MTRFRIDFRGPAFRNVLGYTFSHWRSQPVRLSLMIIGMLLATAADVLTPLYSGRLVDALSLSGDNAWNAAIEALIVLLVLGAVALITRQLTFYVITDFTLKIMSDMAASSFRRLQRFSTDWHANAFAGSTVRKVSRAMWALDLLNDTLIVALLPSILMLLGSVALLSWYWPMMGLLVAIGSVLFIVCTIVISLGFVAPAATLANSWDTRMGGALADAISCNAVVKAFGAESREDARLAKVVTKWRGRTRRTWLIGTLNGFIQGANLLIMRGVVIAFALYLWSQGKATAGDITFVLTAFFMLQGYLRDVGMHIRNLQRSVNDMEELVQIEAEPYGIADRPGASAIKIGNGEITFDNVTFHYGNHAAALYRDFSVKIDAGERVGLVGHSGSGKTTFVKLIQRLYDVSGGAIKIDGQNIAEVTQASLRSQIAIVQQEPILFHRTLAENIAYARPGATQAEIEHAAMLASAHDFIMRLPKGYATLVGERGVKLSGGERQRVAIARAFLADAPILILDEATSSLDSESELLIQQAMERLMIGRTTLVIAHRLSTVRALDRLLVFDKGEILEEGDHDALIRKPGGIYRRMFERQALELTKGLEDVLPS; from the coding sequence ATGACTCGGTTTCGTATAGATTTCCGGGGACCTGCGTTCCGCAATGTCCTTGGCTACACTTTCAGCCACTGGCGAAGTCAGCCCGTGCGGCTGTCGCTGATGATTATCGGCATGCTGCTTGCAACAGCCGCAGATGTTTTGACTCCGCTCTATTCAGGGCGACTGGTCGATGCGCTTTCGCTTAGCGGCGACAATGCATGGAACGCCGCAATCGAGGCCCTGATCGTCCTGCTTGTGCTGGGCGCAGTAGCGCTCATAACACGCCAGCTGACCTTCTATGTCATCACAGACTTCACACTGAAGATCATGAGTGACATGGCAGCAAGCTCGTTCCGCAGGCTGCAACGGTTTTCAACCGATTGGCACGCCAATGCTTTTGCGGGATCAACGGTGCGCAAGGTTTCGCGCGCCATGTGGGCGCTTGACCTGCTCAACGACACGCTGATCGTCGCACTGCTGCCGTCAATACTGATGTTGCTCGGTTCGGTTGCTTTGCTTTCGTGGTACTGGCCGATGATGGGCTTGCTGGTTGCTATCGGCTCGGTGCTTTTCATCGTGTGCACGATCGTGATTTCGCTGGGCTTTGTTGCACCTGCAGCAACGCTCGCTAACAGCTGGGACACACGCATGGGCGGCGCTTTGGCCGATGCCATTTCGTGCAATGCAGTCGTTAAGGCTTTCGGTGCTGAAAGTCGTGAAGATGCGCGTCTTGCAAAGGTTGTCACCAAGTGGCGCGGCCGGACACGCCGCACCTGGCTGATTGGCACACTGAACGGCTTCATTCAGGGTGCAAATCTGCTGATTATGCGCGGTGTGGTCATTGCCTTTGCGCTTTACCTGTGGAGCCAGGGTAAAGCAACGGCGGGTGACATCACCTTCGTTCTGACCGCTTTCTTCATGTTGCAGGGCTATCTGCGCGACGTTGGTATGCATATCCGCAACCTGCAGCGTTCGGTCAATGACATGGAAGAACTGGTTCAGATTGAAGCCGAGCCTTATGGCATTGCCGACAGGCCGGGTGCGTCTGCAATCAAGATTGGAAATGGCGAGATCACATTCGATAACGTCACCTTCCATTACGGCAACCACGCAGCAGCGCTTTATCGCGACTTCTCGGTCAAGATTGATGCTGGTGAGCGTGTGGGGCTGGTCGGTCATTCGGGTTCGGGCAAGACGACATTCGTCAAGCTCATCCAGCGTCTTTACGATGTCAGTGGCGGTGCCATTAAGATTGATGGTCAGAACATTGCGGAAGTCACACAGGCTTCGCTGCGTTCACAGATTGCCATCGTGCAACAGGAGCCAATTCTGTTTCACCGGACGCTGGCCGAAAACATTGCTTATGCCCGTCCCGGCGCAACACAGGCCGAGATCGAGCACGCAGCAATGCTTGCCAGTGCGCATGATTTCATCATGCGTCTACCAAAGGGCTATGCGACGCTTGTTGGCGAGCGTGGCGTGAAGCTTTCTGGTGGCGAACGTCAGCGTGTGGCAATTGCCCGTGCGTTTCTGGCAGATGCACCGATCCTTATTCTGGATGAGGCAACGTCGAGCCTTGACTCAGAATCGGAGTTGCTGATCCAGCAGGCCATGGAGCGGCTGATGATCGGTCGTACGACGCTTGTCATTGCACACCGGCTTTCGACGGTTCGTGCGCTTGATCGGTTGCTGGTCTTCGACAAAGGCGAGATCCTCGAAGAAGGCGATCACGATGCACTTATCCGTAAGCCGGGTGGCATTTATCGCCGCATGTTTGAACGACAAGCTCTGGAACTGACCAAGGGACTGGAAGATGTTCTTCCATCTTAA